The Fusarium falciforme chromosome 4, complete sequence genomic interval CGCCAACACACAAAGGCACATCACCGCCATCGCTCACACCACACACAATCCTCACCATGAAGCTTCTCTGGCTCCTCGTCGGCGCTGCTGCCAGCGTCGCCGCTGTTCCCTATCAGCGCACCATTAATTTACGCCTCATGACTTACAACATCCGATACAACGTCAAGCCCAGCAAGGCCGAAGATGGAGAGGAGCTGTGGCCTATTCGCCGACCGCTCATGGCGGCCCAGCTCAACTACGAACTCGCCGGACGACCAGACTCTCTGGTTTGCATGCAGGAGGTGACATACCCTCAGGCCATGGATCTTATGGACGACTTTGGCGATGATTGGGCCTTGACAGGCGGCGGTCGCTGGGATGGCGCCAAAAAGGGCGAACTGTCGCCCATCTTTTATCGTCGCTCTATCTGGAATCTGGAGCAGACAAAGACATATTGGCTCAGTAGGACACCCGACAAGGCTGGCTCAATAGGATGGGATGCTGAGCTTCCCCGCATCGTTACTGTCGGTCGCTTCCGTCACATTCACACGGGCGCTCGCGTCGTCTACATGTGCACTCACTTCGACTGGGAGGGCAAAAAGTCTCGAGAGCATTCAGCAGCAATAATCGTCGACCTGGCCGACCGCTGGTCTTCGCACAAGCGCGAGAGTCTTCCCGTCTTCATCGCCGGCGATCTCAACGCCACACCCGACAGCCCGGCGTACAACCTCTTGGCCACCCAGTTTTACGACCTCAAGTACGAGGTGCCGTCCAACAAGCGCTTTGGCCATCAAAAGACGTACACGGGATTTAATATCGATGGGTCGGAGGATATGGAGCTCGACCACATGTTTGTGAGGGATCCGATGGACATCAGGTTCAAGTCGTTTGCTGTCCTCAACACGAGATATGATGACGGCATCTTCATCTCAGACCATCGCCCGGTCGTGGTTGATATGGAAATCACGCAGATTGCACGAAAGTATTGACCCATGGCTTTTCATCGGACGGCGTTGAGAATTAGATTATGATACCTTAATGATACCCGGATGAGATTCGCTACAATTTCACAAACAATACCACTTACGACCTGAAACCCCGAGTCTCCCTCTCGCACCACTCCACAAACATCTCAGAAGTTCCCGTTCCACCCTGCTCCTTGCTCTTGACTGCCTGCTTGATATCCTCGGGAAGACACCCGAATCGTCCCCAGGGCACAATAAAGGCCCCGTTCCTGTCGCTGGTGACGTCAGGCGACAGAAGCCCAAACAATTCGCTGTACGCCCCGAACTTGGCGCCTTTAAAGACGAGACCCTGGTACATGTTAGTTTATTCCCGTGTAAATGGGGAAAATGCTTACCATCATGAACGAGACTGGCCCTGGCATATGGCGCTGGAGTTCCGTCTTCATAAACCCTGGGTTGACCGACTGCCACTGTCAGTCATTTGCATCATCATAGAACCAAGACAAACTTACCACAGATAcaactccttctcttccaagTCTCTTGGCTGTCTCATGTGCCAGAAACACGTTGCCGACCTTGCTCATCATGTAGTTCTCCATCTGGTTGCTCACCACCTTGGGCGCGGTGTTGCTCTCATCCCAGATGATGCCACCCTTTGGCGTACCAATCTGGAGCGTGCTGGCAAGCCAAACGACTCGAATTGTTCCCTTTTGTGCAATCTTGGCGGTGCTCACTAGCATGTCCTCGAGCGATCGCATGAGTAGATAGCCACCTAGGCAGTTGGTTCCCATCTGTAGTTCGTGTCCACTCTGTGTCTTGCTACCCTCAGGAGGAGTCATGACACCGGCGTTGAGCACCAAACCATCAAGTCTAGGCTCTTTGCCTAGAAACTGTGATGCCGCGGGCCCAATGGTCTTGAGGTCGGATAGATCGACGGATAGCGACTCTAGGCGACCGGTCGAGTCGGGAAACTCTGACCGGATTGATTGGATGGCTGATGCGATTCTGGAAGCAGTACGTGCAGCGATATAGACAGTCGCGGAGCTCGAGTAGAGAATCTTGGCcagctcaaggccgacaCCGGATGTCGCGCCTGTGACGATGTATACCCTGGAGGAGAGCGACGGGAGTGAAGTCTCGGTGAATGTGGGAGAGGGGGGGAACATTTGCGATCGGACAGACATTTCGGTGCTTAAATATGAAAAAAATCTGTGGCTAACTTAATTGAATGTTGATGGACGAGCTGATTGAATTAGGTGTTGTTGAAGTCGTTGATCAAGGCGATTGAGCGTGATGTAAAAGCTGTTTGCTGTTTGCTGGTTGTGTGATTCAGGTTCAATCAAGGAGTCCGTAAACTCCTTATATATTGATCTTGGGATCGGCCATGAGGCTGAGCATTCGATGAAGGCATTCTAATCATTCTGCCTAACAATAGCGAAACCTGAGAGCATCGTCACCCCGGCTGTGGGGCCCGGAGCGGCGATGCTGGATTTCGGTCGGAAATGACCCCACGGGATCGGGTTTATGGCGTTGTCATAGCTCCGACGGGCGCCGCAATCCCGATGGCTCCACCACGGGCCGTCAGCAAGGGTCTTGTTTGTCGATTCGCATCTCTTATCTTGGAAGATCATTAAAGAGAGACAAATCTTGATTCAATCTCGACTACATCTCATTTTGCAGATCACACGAACATTGTCTTCATTGTCACGCTCAGCCAACTCTACTAACACGCTACCCCAACTCCACCAACACGCTTCCATACAAAACACTGTCCAGACCAACATCTAATCCTTCTTCATACCTGGGTGAGACGTTGGAGATCCAGGATCGCTTCCCTCAGGAAAAGGCACTCGAGCAGTCCGAGTAAAAATATGCTTCGGCGCATCCCACTTCAACCCCTCCACTAACCCACCCTTGACACTCAGCGTGGGCTTGGGGTTACCATCAGGCAAGATGCTCCGATGGATAACCCTCACACCGCAATTCTTGCAAAAGTAACACTCGACCGTGTTGCCCGAATCGGCGGGGCGTGTCCAGAGGCCGAGGCGGGACCGGACCTCGTCGGGGAGCGGCCACATGCCTTCGGCAGGGAAGATGGCTGACGTGCCAAAAGCCGAAGCGGACTGCTTCTGACATTCGAGGCAGTGGCAGCAGTAGACGTCGATGGGCTCGGGGCGCGAAGCCGTCATCTGAATAGCGCCGCACTGACAAGAGACATTCATGGTGTGCTGGATCCGTTAGTATTCGAGCTAAGGTCTCTTGGCGGTGATATCCTTACTTTGGCTAATTCTTGATCTCAGAAAAACTGTAGAAACTGGTGGAGGTAGCGAGTTTGTAAAATGAGAAGTCGTCTGAGTTGATAAAGGCCAGGGCGATCTCCTGAGCCATTTCGTCACTCTTGACATCCCAAGGGCGTACACCACGCAACCCCGCAGATATCGGCATCGACGAGCCGGTTGGAGCTGTGAGAACGAATGAGAATCAGTAGACCTAGTTCTACCAGTAACATCCTTGCGAAAGAGCAGCATCTCCAGCTGGAGACTTCACCGTCAGCCACCACGGCGACTGTCGCTCTCCCTGACTTCCAGTAGGCGTTCTGCGACTTTCGAAGCCACCAATCAGAGCCACGCCCGGTTAGCTCAATCGGTAGAGCGTGAGACTCTTAGACTACCACAAAGTGGTATTGAGTACGCGATCTCAAGGTTGCGGGTTCGACCCCCGCATCGGGCTTTTCCTATAAATGATTGAGAACATTtggctcttttctttttgcttTTTGACGTTCCTAACTCAATGATTAGTTTCTTTTTACTCATTAGCGAGATCACGAACTTTGTCAacttcttttccctcttgcACGGTAAGACACGGAAACGCGCGCGAAACTGCACTGTCGCACACGTGCCGTCGGATCGGCCAGGCAAATTTTCCGCCCAGTTACGTcattcatcaacaacaactgTCAGACTCGCGGCGTCAGTAAGCCCAACTGGTGATGCCTTCATCAGTAGTGTCCTTCTCAGCGTAGCGACTAGGTGAACCCAAAATGCCTCCCAACGGCTCCTCCGAGAGCCTCTACTCGGCTCGGATTGAGGCCCTGTCTCGTCCGGTGCACCGACCTTTGACCTATCTCAAGCGAGCCGGTGTTGCCGCGTCTTACCCTCTCCGTGGCATCTGGTTCTTCTGTCGCAATCAGGAGTTCTGGCCGCTTCTTGTCGGCAGAATCTTTCCATTGTCGATAATTTCGTTCCTGGTTTacctccttctcttcacgTTCACCTTTTTGCCCCAGTATGCtttcttggccatcttccaTGGCTGGGGAGCATGGATCAACGCTGTCGTACTGGTTCTGGGCGAGGGTTTAATCATCATTCAGGGTCTATTCGAGGGTTTCTTTGTGGATGAATGCCGAGTTGATGTCTTTGATGTAAGTCCTTCCCAATCGCTATTGCTTGCCCATTCTAACACGCCCCAGGCGACCCTCATCAAGCTGTCGTACAAGGATCTTGTCGCACCCCAGCGAATCCTCTTCGTGGATGCGCCCACCGCAGTCAGAATGCTCGGAAAGCCCACAAGCCCCGCCATCTACACGCCATGGAGCATCATCCAAATCGTCGAGCTCATCGTCTTCCTGCCCCTCAACCTCGTCCCCTTTGTCGGCACTCctgccttcatcatcatcacaggCACGAGACTGGGCAAGCTCGCCCACTACCGCTGGTTCCAGATCAAGGGCTACTCCAAGGTTgagcagaagaaggcgcTGAGGGATCGCGCTTGGGAGTACATCTGGTTCGGCACCGTGGCCATGATCCTTGAGTTGATCCCAATCCTGTCGCTTTTCTTCCTCCTGACGACTACGTCTGGAGCTGCTATGTGGGCGGCACGaattgaggatgaggacagGAGACCTGCTGATAATGGTCCTGTGAGACGGGAGGATACTGATTCATCGGCGCCGCCTCCCTACACGGACGATCTTGTATAATTCGCTGGAGACAGTTAATACAGtgatcaagatcaagactcCATCACAACTCGACCTTACGCGGAGAATCATCAATCACAAACGGACtctggcatcatcatcatgctgTCACCTCTGTACTCTTTCGCCTCTGTCCCGCCTCTGTCCACTCTCACCAACTTCGATCGCGAGCCTGGTCGACCCAGCCAGCTGAGGGGGGAGGCACCTTCCTCAGACGGGTAATTCGGCAACGGAGCTGAAACCAGCCGTGGCACGCGTCTGATCTGTTGGGACGCCAAAGAGGTGCCTCTTCATCTGTCAAGGAAGGAGCGCGCATGTGTTGGGTGATCTGTGCAGCGCAGCATGCTGAAGGCAGAGGTTTCGCCCCAGGAGAGGGAAGGAGCGGGCTCGAATGCTTCGGCACGTTCCGAGCGCCCCTGGCCATGACTGCAGCAGAGCCTCAGTCGACTGCCGGCCATGGTATTGATAACAGTCGATGAAAGGGTGTGTTAAAGGGATACAGTGATTCCAACAAGTAGGAATAATAATCATTGCAGTAATCAATCACTAACCAATCTCCTGATGTTCTCGTTATCCGCCTGCTCTTGATTTTGCGCACTGCCGATCGGCGATGGCTGCCAGTTGACTGCCAGTGCGCTGTGCTCCTTCCCTTCATGCCTTCCTCAACTGCGCAGTCGCTCTCGCGTCCCACGCTTCGACGCGTCACGCTGTCCAGCCGGGTGCGTTGAGAGGGGAGGAACTCTCCTTCCTCGACTGAGCAGGGCATataacctcctcctcccacagCTCGCCCACAAatcttttcttctcctcttcatcctctcttctcttcgccatcttctctcttcatcctcgaccaTCCTCTCCCTCGAGAAGCACTCACCTTCTCGTCCTCTCATTCCCTTCATCCTTTTTCGAGGCCATCTCGTCTTCGTTGCCTCACTTCTTCACGTGCTAGTTGTCACTTGACTGCCCTTCATTCTTCACCACCGATCTTCATCCGCATCCTTCATCCCTTTGCAAACTCGCATCTCGCTGAAGCACCTCGCCCACGATGCGCATCTCCGCATCTCTCGGGCTCATCTTGGCCTCTGGCCTCCTGGGCCATTCTGGCGCTCAGACGGTCGACTACGCGTAAGTCAAACAGCCCCCCTCTCCATCAATCACCACTGACTTCAGACAGAACTGCTCCCAACGGCAGCCCTGGTGGCAGCCCAGGAGACGGATCTGGTGGCATTCCTCCTGGCAATCCCAACGGAGCTCCAGGCAGCGCGCCCTTTCCCGGCAACGCTCCAGAGTTTCCTGGCTCCTTCCCTGGCGGACATGATCCAAACTTCCCTCCCACTGCCCCCGGAGGTCTTCCTCCCAACATCCCAGGTGGTGCTCCTGGTACCTTTCCTGGATCCGGACCTGGCTCCGCTCCCGGCAGCTTTCCTGGCGGTTTTCCTGCCAATGTCCCCGGCACCGGCCCTGTAGTCGTTCCTGGTGGTGTCCCTGGTGGTGTCCCTGGTGGTGTCCCTGGTGGTGTTCCTGGCGCTAGCTCTGTGGTCTTCCCCCCCGGATCTCCCAACGGCAttcctcatcttccccaGAACGCCCCCAACGCCCCCGGTTCTCCTGTCATTGGTGCATCGAGCCTTCCTACTTGCCCCTTGACCACCAAGACTGTTGTTGTTACTGTTATCCCCACGGGTCCTCATGGTGAATCTGGCTTTCCTGCTCCTGGTCGTTCTGGTCCTCAACAGACTGGTGTCCCAGCGCCCTTCCCCACAAAGCCTCCTCGGTTCTCCCCCATAGGTGTGAGCCCAGTTGTCTCCCCTTTCACAACCCTGACTGTTGATCTCTGGGGTCCTGGCTCTGGCCCTGAAGTTGGCACTGGTCCTGGCTCTGGCAATGAAGATGCTCCCGGATCCGGCGATAGCAACACTCCTGGCTCTGGCGACGGCAGTGCTCCTG includes:
- a CDS encoding Endo/exonuclease/phosphatase domain-containing protein; the protein is MKLLWLLVGAAASVAAVPYQRTINLRLMTYNIRYNVKPSKAEDGEELWPIRRPLMAAQLNYELAGRPDSLVCMQEVTYPQAMDLMDDFGDDWALTGGGRWDGAKKGELSPIFYRRSIWNLEQTKTYWLSRTPDKAGSIGWDAELPRIVTVGRFRHIHTGARVVYMCTHFDWEGKKSREHSAAIIVDLADRWSSHKRESLPVFIAGDLNATPDSPAYNLLATQFYDLKYEVPSNKRFGHQKTYTGFNIDGSEDMELDHMFVRDPMDIRFKSFAVLNTRYDDGIFISDHRPVVVDMEITQIARKY
- a CDS encoding CENP-V/GFA domain-containing protein; protein product: MNVSCQCGAIQMTASRPEPIDVYCCHCLECQKQSASAFGTSAIFPAEGMWPLPDEVRSRLGLWTRPADSGNTVECYFCKNCGVRVIHRSILPDGNPKPTLSVKGGLVEGLKWDAPKHIFTRTARVPFPEGSDPGSPTSHPGMKKD